A stretch of DNA from bacterium:
AGGAGCCCATCCTCATCAGCGACCTGGGCCTGAACGGTCCAGCCCTGTTCCTGCCACGCCGTCGAGACCTCGCCCGTCCGCCAGTAGATCAAGGCGGCCTCAGTGGCCTTTTCGACGGCAAATTTCATGGTGTCCGTTTGTCACGCTATCTCGATTGAGGGCCGTCATCAAACTTTTTCCGGCGGCAAGGAGACTCAATGGATACCCAGACTATTCGCATCCGACTGATAAAGAAGAACTTACGGGTCAAGGATCTCTCAGTGAAGACTGGGATCGACTACGACCGTCTGGAGAAGATCCTCAACAACTACCGGCCAGCCCGCGAGGAGGAGGTCCGGGCGATTGCCCGTGTCTTGGAGCTCGACGAGAGCGAATTGGGTGGCTCAAGTTGAGCTTCCCTTCCGGTCTCATCCTCGAGATAGCCCGGGCAGGTGGCCGAGAGCCGAAGCAGAAAGGCACGGGCGGCGAGTTCTTCATCCGGTGTCCCCGTGCCGAACAACACCGGCGCGGCGATGCCAATCCTTCATGTCGACTCAACTCAGAGATCAACACCTTCTACTGCGACCCTTGTGGTCAAGGCGGTGGCGTCAAGGACCTGGCTGAGGCTCTTGGTGTGGATCTGGAACGATTCGCGGCACCGAGAGCCCGGAAGAAGACACGGGCATCGAGCCGCCCGAAGAGACCATTAGTCTTCGAGTCGCGTGAACCCATCTCCTCGAATCTCCAACAGCACTTCGGCCGCGACCTCGCGAAGCAGTACGACCCAGATACGTGGCAAGCGTTCGGCGTCTTAGAAGGTCGGGTCTATCCACAGGGACGTTCCGAGAAGTCGGAGGGCGTAATTGCGTTTCCTTTGCCCGGTGGTGGCGTTCACGTTTACCGGTACCATCAGCCCAACAAGAAACAGCGTTGGCGTTTCGCCAACGGCGGCAAGGCTGACCTAATCGTCGTCGGACTCGATCGCGATGACCCGGTGATTCTCGCCGAAGGTGAGTGGGACGCGATGCGGGCCTACGAGCTTGGCTTCGCTGTAGCTACTGGAACCGGAGCCGGAACGTTCAAACCGGAGTGGGCAGACCGACTGAGCGGACGCCGCGTCGCCATCGTCTACGATACAGATAAAGCTGGACGTGCTGGTGAGGCGAAGGCCGCGAGCGCCCTCTCCTGCACCGCAATGACTGCGTCCGTCGTCCTTGAGTTCAAGAACGATGAGGACGGCAAAGACCTGAGCGACTTCGTGCGCGTCCACGGCCACGACCAATTCAGGGAACTCATCGGCACATGCGTTTTCGGCGACATACGAGACGAGCAGTCATCCGAGTCACAAGTTCATTCACGGTCGCAAGCAGACCGTCTCGTGGACTACGCCTTACAGGAAGACATCGAACTCTTTCACGATCAGTTCGACATGGCGTGGGCTCGCATCAATGTTGATGGTCGCGCAGAGACATGGAAATGCCGCAGCCGACAATTCAAAGAATGGCTGGCGCGGCTTTTCTGGATGCAAGACCACAAAGCCGTCAGTCGGGATGTCGTAAGCTCAGCACTCAACGTCCTCCAAGCTGAGGCACGTTTCGACGGAGAACGACACCATCTTTACAATCGTGTGGCCCGGTGCGGCGATGATCTCTGGTACGACCTGTGCGACCGACAGTGGCGTGCAGTTCGAGTGTCAAGACAAGGCTGGGAGATCGTCGATCAGCCTCCAATCCTCTTCGCACGACAGTCGCATCAACTTCCCCAGGTCGCGCCGCAACGCGGAGGCGATCTTCACGACCTCCTTCGCTTCGTTAACATCGGCGATGTTCGCCAGCATCTCCTTATTCTTGTCTACGTCGCATGCTGTTTTGTCGAGGAGATCGGTCATCCGATTCCGGTGATTCACGGACCTCAAGGTTCCGCTAAGACGACGTTTCTCAGGATGCTTCGACGGCTCGTCGATCCGTCCGCTACGGAAACCCTGTCGCTTCCAACGAAACCAAACGAGCTGATCCAGCAACTGGCCCATCATTACTTCACTCCATACGACAATCTGATCGGGCTGCCGCAGTGGGTTAGCGACACGCTATGCCGAGCCGTCACCGGCGAGGGGTTCACCAAGCGCGAACTTTATACAGACGACGATGACGTCATCTACTCGTTTCGACGATGCTGTGCGCTGAACGGAATCAATCCCGCAGCCAAGAGGCCCGACCTGCTCGATCGAAGCATCTTGCTGGGTCTTGAGGGAATCCGCTCGAGAGATCGGAAGTCTGAAAAAGCGATCTGGTCTGAGTTCGATGAGGCGCGACCGCTGCTCTTGGGTGCGATCTTCGACGTGCTCAGCCGGGCAATGACCATCCATCCGACGGTGGTTCTGGATCGGCTGCCTCGCATGGCCGACTTCGCCGTGTGGGGCGCGGCGATCGCTGAGGCTCTTGGCCACGCTCGGAGCGAATTCCTCGAGGCGTATGCGGCCAACCTCGACGCCCGGCACGAAGAAGTATTGGCCAACAGCCCCGTTGCAATGATGGTTCAGGAACTCGTAGCTGAGGACCAACGGTGGGAGGGCACACCGAGCGAACTCCTGAAACGTCTCGGCCAACTCGCCGAGCAGTACGAGGTGAACACGAAGCATCAGAGCTGGCCGAAGGCTGCCCACGTTCTGACTCTGCGGCTCAACGAGCTTCGCACGAACCTGGCCGCGGTCGGGATCAGGATCGACCTGGGGCGGACTGCGCGCTCGCGACGGATCACGATCGAGGTGAGCCCGGACCAGGGAGGTCGTGACGCTCTGCCGGTAGCCGCAGCAGGAGCGTCATCCACAGCGTCACAAGAAAAGGTCGTGAATTCAAGCAGAAACGCCTCCGATGACGCTGGTGACGCCGATGACGCTGTTTCGGGTACCTCTGGGGGGGCATCCTCTAGTTCACCTGAGAAATCCTCGTGTCGTTCGAGTAGTCACCCGCCCCCTCAAATACCCAGAGATAGCGTCATCGGCGTCACCAGCGTCATCGGCTCGTCTTTTCAACAAGTTACGCATGACGCTCCGGGTGACGCTCTCGCAGGGGACCGTCACGCAACACCGTCACCAGAAGATCCGGACCTGGACGGCATGGAGGTGTTCGAACCATGAGTCGCCGGCCAGCAGCGCTCCTCCTACGACAACTCCGTCGAGACGGGGCGGTGTTCGAAATTCACGATGGACGTCTGCGCGTCGAGGCTCCGAGCAAGGTTCTCTCAAAAGACGCAAAGAGGGCCATCCGCGAGCAAAGAGAACCGTTGCTGCGGTCTCTCGCAACAGAACGCCACGTCCTCGATTTGCCGCTTGACGAGTTTGAGCATCAGGAACGCGCTATTGAAGTCACGGTCCCCTGGCTGAACGACACGCTATGGTTCGTTCCGCGCCTCGAACACATCGAGCTTCTTATTCGCGACGGTGTCGGGCGTGGTCGGATCTGGACCGTTCTCGAGCTTCGCGATCTAGTTTCCGTACCCGGAATGCGCCGCGAAGACCTCGAGCAAATCGGTCGTCTCCGAGCAGCGTTCGACGCCGAGATCGTGTCGATTCAGGACGACCGCCAAGATAGCGGTCCAGCCGAACATCGCTTGCCGCCCCGAAGAGAAGCGCCGTGACGCGGACAATCGCGGCACCATCGCCCCTGTTAACCGAACTCGCGGGCGTGCTGGCCCGAGCCTATTTGCGGCTAGCGCAGAAACCGCCGAACTCCGCCGTTTCTCGCCGTGGAGATCCGCAGAATCCACTTGATCTCTCGGCCCAGGAGAGCGCTCATTGTGTCGTGAAGGAGGAGACCTGATGGGCACGAGCATCCCCGGTCAAATCGCCGCGCTCCGCCAGATGACCGTGGCCGAGTTGCAGGGCGAGTGGATTCGGCTCTACGGAGAGCCGACACGGTCGCGGAACAAGCAGTACCTCTGGCGACGACTGGCCTGGAGAGTCCAGGAGTTGGCCCACGGCGGGCTCAGTGACGCAGCCAAGGCGAAGATCGACGAGCTAGCCCCCGAGTCGTTCACCCGTGCCAGGACCCCACAGAACGGCAACGGTGCCGCTGTAGCCGGTGATGATCATCAGCACCAACATCGCGTTCATCGCGACCCGAGGCTCCCTGCGCCCGGCACCGTGATCACGAAGCAGTACAAGCGCCGCGAGCTCCGCGTAATTTGCCGTGAGGACGGATTCGAGTT
This window harbors:
- a CDS encoding helix-turn-helix transcriptional regulator, whose amino-acid sequence is MDTQTIRIRLIKKNLRVKDLSVKTGIDYDRLEKILNNYRPAREEEVRAIARVLELDESELGGSS
- a CDS encoding toprim domain-containing protein; amino-acid sequence: MSFPSGLILEIARAGGREPKQKGTGGEFFIRCPRAEQHRRGDANPSCRLNSEINTFYCDPCGQGGGVKDLAEALGVDLERFAAPRARKKTRASSRPKRPLVFESREPISSNLQQHFGRDLAKQYDPDTWQAFGVLEGRVYPQGRSEKSEGVIAFPLPGGGVHVYRYHQPNKKQRWRFANGGKADLIVVGLDRDDPVILAEGEWDAMRAYELGFAVATGTGAGTFKPEWADRLSGRRVAIVYDTDKAGRAGEAKAASALSCTAMTASVVLEFKNDEDGKDLSDFVRVHGHDQFRELIGTCVFGDIRDEQSSESQVHSRSQADRLVDYALQEDIELFHDQFDMAWARINVDGRAETWKCRSRQFKEWLARLFWMQDHKAVSRDVVSSALNVLQAEARFDGERHHLYNRVARCGDDLWYDLCDRQWRAVRVSRQGWEIVDQPPILFARQSHQLPQVAPQRGGDLHDLLRFVNIGDVRQHLLILVYVACCFVEEIGHPIPVIHGPQGSAKTTFLRMLRRLVDPSATETLSLPTKPNELIQQLAHHYFTPYDNLIGLPQWVSDTLCRAVTGEGFTKRELYTDDDDVIYSFRRCCALNGINPAAKRPDLLDRSILLGLEGIRSRDRKSEKAIWSEFDEARPLLLGAIFDVLSRAMTIHPTVVLDRLPRMADFAVWGAAIAEALGHARSEFLEAYAANLDARHEEVLANSPVAMMVQELVAEDQRWEGTPSELLKRLGQLAEQYEVNTKHQSWPKAAHVLTLRLNELRTNLAAVGIRIDLGRTARSRRITIEVSPDQGGRDALPVAAAGASSTASQEKVVNSSRNASDDAGDADDAVSGTSGGASSSSPEKSSCRSSSHPPPQIPRDSVIGVTSVIGSSFQQVTHDAPGDALAGDRHATPSPEDPDLDGMEVFEP
- a CDS encoding DUF2924 domain-containing protein; the protein is MGTSIPGQIAALRQMTVAELQGEWIRLYGEPTRSRNKQYLWRRLAWRVQELAHGGLSDAAKAKIDELAPESFTRARTPQNGNGAAVAGDDHQHQHRVHRDPRLPAPGTVITKQYKRRELRVICREDGFEFEGTIHTSLTALAKKITGCTSISGWLFFGLTRRRQAAARDSKCRIHRRTSR